The genomic segment GGTCGATATAGACCAGCACGTGCGGCGGTGTTATTTCGGAAAAAGCCTTTACCGCCACCACATAGGCATCAAGTTCCTTCGTGGTCGCGACTAAAGTGACATTTTGCGGCGCCAGCAAGGGCTCATAGGGGGTGACAAAATCGCCGTTCTTTATGATATCGTACGAAGCTACCGTCTTGCAGCGGGAGCCTTCTTCTCCAACCTCAGCGACCTCGACCTTTCCCAGAACGATGATCTCTTTGCCAAGATATTCGCCCGTTTTGGGACTTGACAGGCCGGCGCCATAGCGGTAAACCGTAAGCATATCGCCTGCCTTAACGTCTGCTGCGCGGTCAATATATATTTTGTCAAAGGTAACAATGATCTTGTCGCCTTGCGGTTCAGTGCCGACGATCTTGCCCCAGTACGGCAAGTCCTCTCTGATAATAAGCCCGGCGCGGTGGATCATGGGTTCGCTCCAGATCCGCTGTTCGGCCTCCACGACCGATATCACCTCGGCCGCGGGCTTGGTGACGGTGGGCGGCATAGCCACGGAAACGTATTCCTCGGTCGGCGCCATGGCCGGGACCACGGAAACGCTTTCTTCCGGCGAGGGCGGGATCACGAAGACCTGATCCGGGTAGATCCAATGGGGATCCTCGATCTTCGTCAGATTGGCGCGCCATATATAGGGCCATAAAAACGGATTCTGATAATAGAACCCAGCAATGTCCCAGAGCGTATCATCTGGTTTTACCGTGTGGGTTGTTTCCTGAGCGACGCTCAAGAACACTAAGAACAGAATAAGAATCAGCCTTTTCATTTTACCTCCTTTAATGAAACATCTGGTTCTATTACTGATTTCTCCATCTTCCCAAAAGATTTCTTATGCTTACGATCCTGCTCCGGTACTTATATAAACGAGCCACCCTGGGCCCGATGCCGGAGGTAAGCTCATAAACAATGGTTCGACATTTTGCCGCACATTCCTCGGCCGAGATCTCAACACCGCTGTCCTGACCGATCAGCGTGACGACATCGCCAATACGGACCTCGGGGACCCGGGAAACATCCACCATCATAAGGTCCATGCAGATGGCGCCCACGATCGGCGCCTTCTGCCCCTGATAAAGCACCGCGCCCGTGTTTGACAGCATCCGCGGATACCCGTCGCCATACCCCACGCTCAGCGTGGCGATCGTGCTCTTCTTTTTGGTCCGGTACGTATGACCGTAGCTGATCGGTGTCCGGGCCGGAACAGTATGGATGTTGACGATCCTTGATTTCAATGCCATTACCGGCCGGAAATCATCGTTCAGCGTGTGGGATGACGGTTTCAGGCCGTAAAGCGAAAGACCGGGCCGCACCAGGTTGAAATGCGACCGTGCATATCTGAAGATACCGGCTGAGTTCGCGATGTGATAAAAGTCGATCTTTTGACCCTGCCGGCTGATTTTTTTCATGAGTTCAGTAAAATCCTCGATCTGTTTTTTAGAAAACGCACCATCGCCATCGGCCAGCGGAAAATGCGAAAAGATGCCCTCGATCCTGATCAAGGGTGATCTCCCAAAACGCAGCAGCGCGTCCTCGGCGTCACGATATGGCAGACCCGTTCTCGTCATGCCCGTATCGATCTCAACATGCACGGTCAGCGGTCTTTTCAAACGCATTAATTTGTCATTCAGTTTCTTAAAGAAGTTGAGTTCCGAGATCGTAGGCATCAGCCGGTATTCAATCGCGGTATCGATCTGGTTGTACAGGATCGGGCTTAGGATCAGGATCTTCGAAGTAATGCCGGCTTCCCTTAGTTCCACCCCTTCCTCGATACTGGCGACGCCGAACATTTCGATCCCCTGCGCTTCAAGCGTCTTTGCCACTTCCACGGCACCGTGTCCGTAAGCATCGGCTTTGATCGCCGCCATTACTTGAGCATTTTTCGCTGCTTTTCTGATGATATTGTAATTATGGATGAGCCGGTCAAGATAGATCTCAGCCCATACTCTACCTTCCACACTTTTCATTAAAATAATAATATACACTATTGAAAAAAAATCAAGAGGCAGATTTTGGAAAAGCTTGACATATCGGTCATATTTATATAATATAGTATTATATGGGGATAAAAAAAGCGGTCATCGCCCTGGGCGGAAATGCCATTTCGTCAACGGGCAAGGAAGATATTCACGAGCAGTTCGCCAATACCCGCAAGAGCCTTGAGGGAATAGTTGAACTCATACAGTCAGATTACCACTGCGCGATCACCCATGGCAACGGTCCGCAGGTCGGTAACGCCCTGCTCCGGGTTGAACGGACAGCCAGGGAGATCCCGGCTCTACCCCTGGGCGTGATCGTCGCCGATACCGAGGGTGGCATGGGTTACATGATCGAGCAGAGCCTTCAGAACAAGCTCCATAAACTGGGCATTGACCGCAACGTCGCGACCATTATCACCCAGGTCATTGTTGATCCCAATGACCCGTCGATCGCCAATCCCACCAAGTTCATCGGCCCTTTCTATACCGGGGAACAGGCTGAAATGCTGGCGGTTACATTCGAATGGGTGCTCAAAGACGATTCGGGCCGGGGCTACAGGAGGGTCGTGCCTTCGCCCGTACCCTTGAGCATCATAAACCGCAAAATCATCCAGCAATTGGTAGACCAGGGGGTTGTTGTCATCGCTGCCGGCGGCGGCGGCATCCCGGTCTATATCGAGAGCGACGGGACCTATGAGGGCATCGACGCGGTCATTGACAAGGACCGGGCTTCAGCCGTACTGGCGCATGATATCCGAGCCCAAACCCTGATGATCCTGACTAATGTCGAGAATGTATTCATGAATTTTAAGAAAGCCGGCCAGAAAAAGCTGACCGGGGCCACTCTCTCCGAGATCAAACAATACCATGCTGAGGGACAATTCCCAGCCGGCAGCATGGGGCCGAAGATCGAAGCAGCCATTAATTTTTTAGAGGGCGGCGGCGAAGAGGTGATCATCACGTCGATGGGAAGATCCGCGGCCGCCCTTAAGGGCACGGCCGGGACCAGGATAGTCCGTTAAGAATACTTGTATCATCCCTTCCTGCTCATTGCGAGCATTTTTTGTGCGCAACCTTACACCCCCTCCTTTTTCCTCCCCTCTCGCGGGGGAGGGTAAGGGTGGGGGGAAACCGGAGTCCCGAGGAACGAGGGGAAACAATCCCAGTCCTTGTGTCATTGCGAGCGATCTAGGTGCGCAACCTTAACAATTATGATAAAAAAATGGCTGGAGTCCCGAGGAACGAGGGGAAGCAATTCCAGTTTTATCTTTCGGTCATGAGATTGCTTCGTCTCCCGCTTTTTTATTGTTTAAAAGACTAAGGATGCGGGATTCCTTGCATTGACATAAAAACGTCAGAAGTTATAACTTAACCTCGCCCTTGCAGCTGCCGCCTCAGGTTGAACCGGCGAAAACATTTTCATTGACCTCAGCCCAGACATACCAGTTGGGCTGGACATATACCCAGTAACCTGGCGTCAGGTTCTCATGTCCGGCATATGAATAACATTCGGCAAAGCCATAGTCATATATCTGGCCGTAAGATCCAGCATCACCGGGCACGCTGAACACATGCAAAAGCACACGGTATTTGTCTTTCACGTACGCCCTTGTGTCAACATCGTTCTCGGCCGACAGTTTTTCCCATACGTACCAGTTTGGATACACATAGACCCAGAAGCCGGGCTTGAGACCGGTCTCGGTTCCGTAGGAGTCTCCTGCCCAGTACCCCCACTCGCAGTAAGCACCGTAACTGGCTTTATCTTCGGGCATGCTGATGGTGTAAAGCAGGTTGACATATTTGCCGTTCACGCTGCCGGCATTGTTTAAAGAAATGCTCATCATCAAGACCGCAATAAGTGGTTGCATGTTACCTCCTGGTATATGATATTACATGTCAGCACGAGAAATATTCCATGGGGTAAGCCTGATCACAACAAAAAAACGCAGAGGAAAAAATCCTCTGCGTCTAATTTTCTCCGCTTTCTTTGCGGTCTGCTGCTTTCTCTACGCCCTCTGCGTCCTAAAAGATCGGCCTCCAGGTCGCAGCCAGAACCGCGCCGGCAATGGCGCCGATGACAAAGTACAGCACGATCATGACAATGATAATGACCACGAAATATCCGATCAGTTTATCTTTTGGCGTCTCCATCATGATGGGTAGACCCAGATACAGCAGATACAATCCGTATAGCGAACACAGGAAAACCAATATGCCAAGCGCCGGTATGATCTGAAGAACACCCGCCAGCATTCCGGGTGTCGCTGAGTAGACCGCGACCTTCAGTGCATTGATCGAACTCGGTTTGGAACCAAAGGCGGGCGCCAGCGCGTTGATGATAATGCCTTGGACAAATAGCGAGACCAGGTATAAAATGTAGTATACCACTGCCCATACGATCGCATAGGTGATAGGAATCCTAAAGACCCCGGATATCGGACCAAAACCGTACCGCTGGCCGATGATGGCCAATCCGAGTAATCCAAACACTGGTGCGATCAGCGCCAGGGGTATCGCGTAACCCGTAAAGACCTGCATGGTATTCGTGGTCTCGGTCTTGATCTTATCCCATTCGGTCTTGGGGCTGAACAAAATATTTTTAATCCGTTCGATCATATCGCTCCTCCTTTAATGTGCTATTATTATAATGAAATTCCATTCCAAGTCAACCCCGTTATAGAACTTCGTCCTCTGACAAGGGCACTGCGCGACGTTGGCTTTATACTACCGCCGTTCTTAAATGCATTCAACCGACCTTGTCGGTGGTTTTCTCTAACGGGGTCAAGGTTCATCGTCCAGATCTTTAAAGTATTTTGCGTTCACATCATAAACCCATTTATCTTTTGCCTGCTCGTTGCGTGCCAGCGCCAGCCTCTGCGCGTTGGAGATCGAACCGACATAAAAACGGTTGAACAAAAAGGAGAAGATCAGGCTGGCGTCGACATACCGCTTGTCATGGAACGCATCATACATCAGATAGGCGGCACCGACCGTGAACGTGAAATCCATGATGCCGCGCTTTACATTGCCCGCGTAGACCTGTCCGAGCCCGGGTACTACGAACGAGAGCAGCGTCGCTTTCATGACCGATTTTTTAGGGCTTGAAATATACCGCTCGACCTCGCCCGCCAGGGCGGTATCGCCATGAACGGCGAATAGATCGCGGGCCTCGGCATATCTTTCATCCAGCAGCATGGTATATCCCAGCAGCCGGTGTTCGGCGGTCGGTGACAGGAGATCGGCCGCCGTGTAATAGTAGCCCTGTTTTATGTAACATTTGGCGATCGACACCCGAACATCACTGTCGAGTTGGGGAAAATCCCGGCACAAGTTCTCGAGTTCTTCCAGGCACGCCTGATTGCCGCTCTTGACCAGGGATACGGCATAGGGCAGGCGATTTTTTATATCGCCGCGCATTTGGGGGTAAAAAAAGAGCTCGCGCTTGTACTCGACCGCAGCGACGTCGTAGCATTTATGCGCATACAGCGAATCGGCGAGGAAGAGCTGCGAAAGAATAAAAAAGACCACCATGGGGTCAAATCTTTACATTATACATTACAATTAACAGAATAAGTGAAATATCCATACTATTGGGACGAGGCGCCTGCACGTGAAATATGTATAATGTCAAGATTTGACCCCGGTGTCAGGACAAGCAATATCATTTTACCGTTTCTTTTATCTTTTCCAAATATGTCAGGTTCTGGTAGAAATTGTAGTTCCTCGCCGCGTTGATCCCGCCGTAGATGTTGCCCGCGTAGAAAAGGATCGCCGCGCCCAGACAAAAACCGAACTTTATATTTTCGTCCCGGTTGTAATAATAACAGCTCAACGCGGAAGCGGTGCCGACGATGACCAGCGCGTAAATGCCGTCGCTGACCCGTCCCGAATAGAAATGACCGGCACCGGGAACCAGCGACAGGAATCCACCCAGCATCGGGTTCTTGTACCGCGGCACGGGACCTGGGAGGTCAATGTACTCGCTAGCCTTTTGAAAATCGAATTCCTCGGCGTACCCCAAGCCCATGAGCTTGCGCGCCCGGTCAATATATGGCAGATCTATCTTTACTAAATATAACCGCGACGAATCATAACTCCCTGCCAGATAATATATCAACCCTTTTGTGTACTGCTTTCGCGGGCCGCTTTGATAATACCCGGTTTCCTCCAGGGCCTCGTCGAACCTTTTTAAATTTGTCAAACACTCGATGACGCGGTCGGCGATATATTCAGGCTGCGAATCGCCCAGGAACTGGCACCTTTTATATTCACCCAGCGCGGTCTGGTAATCTTTCTGTTCGAACATGTGATCGGCAAACTTCAGTACATTCCCGGGTTCGAACATGTTGACACCGATGGTCATGCTGTCGGTCTGCGTTTGTATGAAAAAAATTATCGCGATCAAATCCTAATCCTCCGCTCCGGCAGAATCCTCGTATTCGTATCGATGCCATTCGATCTTGCCGAAGATGTAGTTCTGTTCCACCGGGTCGCACATCTTGTTATTCTTGATACCGCGGTAATACCGGCTATAGTAATTGACCGCGCCGGGCTGGCATCTCATCAACCGGTCAGCGGTCATGAGCGACCCCCAGAAAAAACCGTACTTCGAAAAAGCCTCCTGTGAGTAGTGGGAGCAGGACGGATCGAAATTGCAGACATCGCCCTGGGCTCCGGAAAGCGTCTTCTGATAGACCGTGATCGCGGTACGAAACACGATCTTAACGGGGTTTGTTTCATACGGTGGCTGCGTTGGCTGAGCCAACAGGCAGATCATACACAACATGTTCATGATTATAATCCTTTATTGGTTCCCAGGCAAATTGAACGGCATCTTCTGCTTTTTCTTTCCCAAACTCATCTTCTTCAAAAGATCGCGCGCGTAGAAGAACTGTTTGAGCAACTGGTTCACGTCGGCCATGGTCGTGCCGCTCCCGGCCGCGACCCTCTTTTTCCGCGCACCGTCAAGGATATCCGGCCGCTGCCGCTCCTGGGCCGTCATCGAATTGATGATCGCTTCGATCCGCTTGAACTCGTTCTCATCCAGGTCCGCACTCTTCGCACCGGGGATCATCGCCGCGAGCTGCGACAAGGGGCCGAGTTTCTTCACCGCCTTGAGCTGGCCCATGAAATCTTCAAGGTTCAGATCGCCCTTTGCGATCTTCTTCTGCATCTTTTCCTGATCGATCTCCCGCTCTATCGTTTTTACCTTCTCCACGAGGCTCCCGATGTCGCCCATCCCCAGTATCCGCTGAGCGATCCGGTCCGGTCGGAATTCCTCCAGACCCTCGAGGTATTCGCTCGTGCCAATATAATAGATCGGCACTTTGCTGGCGCTGGTTATTGAAAGCGCTGCCCCGCCTTTGGCGTCGCCATCCATTTTAGTCAGGATCGCGCCATCCAGACCGACTTTTTCGTTGAACGTCTTTGCCTGGTTTACGGCGTCCTGGCCCGACATGCCGTCCGCGACGAGCAGGCGGTAGGTTGGAGCGATGGTCCGGTTTATCTCCCTCAACTCGTCGATAAGCCCGTCATCGATATGCAACCGGCCCGCGGTATCTATGACCATCAGGTTATGACCGTGTTCCCGCGCGTATGCCCGGCCTTGCGTCACCGTGATCACCGCGTCATCGCCCTGGAGCGGAAAAAATGACAGACCGGCCCGCTCAGCCAGCTGTCGGAGTTGATCAACGGCGGCCGGCCGCTTGGCGTCCGCCGGCACGAGCAGCGGTTTTTTCATCCGAAACTTATACGCCAGTTTAGCCGCGGTCGTGGTCTTCCCGACCCCCTGCAATCCCAGCAGGTTGATAATCGTCAGACCGTCGCTGGCGAACTCAAGATCATGAACGCTTGAACCGAGCAGCGCGGTCAGCTCTTCGAAAACCGCCTTGATAATGAGATCGCCGGGACTCAGGCTTTTGGAGAGTTCAAGGTTTTGGGCTTTGACCGCAAGGCGGTCGATGAAATCCTTCACCACCGCGTAGTTAACGTCGGCCTCAAGCAGTGTGATCCGCATGTCGCGCAGGATCGCGTCCACCTCGGTCTTGGTGATGCGGCCGTAGCCCCGGACTTTTCGCTGAATGATCTGGAAACGGTCGATCAGTCCGTCGAACATTGCAGCCGGGCAATCGCCCGCGTGTAATTGCCGGTCTTAAAAACGCCGGCGCCGGATACGATGATATCCGCGCCGGCGGATTTGAGCCGGCATGCATTTTCAGCGTAGATCCCGCCGTCAACTTCGATCAGGTACTTTTCATGATGCCGCTTCAGGTAGGCGCGCGCCTGCTCGATCTTTTTCAGCATCGGCGTGATGAATTTCTGTCCATAGAATCCGGGATGCACGCTCATGATGAGGATAAAATCCAAGTTCGACAGGTAAGGGATCACCGGTTCGAACGGCGTACCCGGCGATATCGCAAGCCCGGCTTTTTTGCCGCTCGATCTTATGGAACGGATACAGTAACGGGGTTTCCTGGTCGCTTCAAGGTGGAATGAAACAAGGTCGGCGCCGGCTTCAATGAACTGCTTCAGGTAACGCTCCGGTTTGGTGATCATGAGATGGACGTCCAGTTTCAACGTGGTCATCCGGTCGATCGCGTCGACGATCATCGGCCCAAAAGTGATATTGGGCACAAAGACGCCGTCCATCACGTCGAGATGCAGATAATGGGGCCGGGCTTTTTCCACGGCGCGGATCTCACTGTGCAGCTTTGTAAAATCGGCCGCGATTATGGAAGGGGCTACCTTCACTTGATGATCATCAGACTTACTGTATCTCCCGCATGCACAACTTTGTCGGCCTGCGGATCCTGGACCATTACGTTCCCCTTGGTCCCGCTGCCCTCCACTTCGGCAATGCTGCCCAGGACCAGGCCTATGCGTTTGAGCTCATCCTTGGCTTGTTCCAGCTTTATGCCGATGAGATTAGGCATTTTCAGGATGATCCCTTTGCTGATGATAATTTTGACCAGATCGCCTTTCTTCACTTCGCTGTCGAACTCCGGGATCGTCCTGATAATCCCGCCGGCCGGCACCGAATCCGACACAACGGAATCGACCGATTCGATCTGTAAGCCGAGGTTCTGGAGGATGAGCTTGCCCTTGTCAAAACCTGTGCCGAAGAGATATGGCATCGTCACGGTCTCCACCCCCAGGCTGATGGACAGATTTATGATCCGGCTCCGCTTGACCTTGGTGTCCGGAAGCGGCTCCTGAATGATCACTTTGCCCTCGTCAATTATCTGATCGTACCGCCGCTCTTTCACGACACCCTGCAGGCCTTTGGTTTTCAGAACATGGATCGCCGAATCCAGGGGCAGGCTGCAGACATTCGGCACCGAAACTTCCTGACCCATCCGGACTATGGCCGGCATGATGATGAAATTGGCAAGGACGATCCCGATGACGAAGAACAGGAGCACGAAAATGGCGTAAACCAGGAATCTTCTCATTCCAGCACGGTCGCGACCACAAGGTTGATCTTGCTGCCTTTTTTCAGCTTGGTGCCGGCGCTCGGCGACTGGCTTATGATAATACCCACGTTGATCTCGGTGCTGACCTCGTATGAAACAGAACCGACCTCGAAGCCGCCTTCCTCGATCAGCCGTTTGGCAGTAGACAGCGCGCGCCCGACCAGGCGCGGCACGTCACCGAGCTGCGCCCCGCTGCTGAGCACGATCGTGATCATATCGTCCTTCCTGATGCGCGAACCTGCGGGCGGCACGGTCGAGACGATCTTGTCCTTCTCCACGCTTGAGTTCTCCTCGGTCCTGACCTCGCCGATCTTCAAGTTCAACTGCGATAGACGCGCCGTCGCTTCGCTCAATCCCATACCCTTGAGATCGGGAAGAAAGCTGGCGCTCGTCCCTTTCGAAATGAACACCGTGATCGTTGATTTGCTGCGCACGGTGGATCCCGGCAGAGGCGTCTGTCGAAAAATTATGTTTTCGCCGTACTTGTCGTTATCTTCCTCGCCGCCCACCATCAGCAGCAGACTTTTCGATTCAAGGATCACGCGCGCCTGCTCGGTCGTTGAACCGACTACGTTCGGGATTTCAACCTCACCGCCCGATCTTGTCATCGGCACGACGAAAAAGAAAACAAGACAGACAATAACTGATGTGAACAGGGAAACCAGGAGCGATATCAAAAAAACTTTAGCCGTATTGTAATACATATTTCTCCTTTCATTCAAAAAGATGATCACAGCGATAAACACATAGATACCGGAGATAACAGAAATCGCTGTAATCTATCCTTTCAATCTCTGTCATCATTTCACGCAGTGAACGGAGAGGGCGGGATTTGAACCCGCGTTCCACCTCTCGGCGGAAACACGATTTCCAGTCGTGCTCCTTGGGCCGCTCGGACACCTCTCCAATTGGCTGATAGCAGCTGAACATAAAAGAATTATCGATTATTTTTCTTTATTTTCGTCTTCTTTTTTTTGCTTGTCCTTATCTTCAGGCGCCTCGATCTCATTCAGGCCTTTCTTGAATTCCTTGACGCC from the bacterium genome contains:
- a CDS encoding LysM peptidoglycan-binding domain-containing protein produces the protein MKRLILILFLVFLSVAQETTHTVKPDDTLWDIAGFYYQNPFLWPYIWRANLTKIEDPHWIYPDQVFVIPPSPEESVSVVPAMAPTEEYVSVAMPPTVTKPAAEVISVVEAEQRIWSEPMIHRAGLIIREDLPYWGKIVGTEPQGDKIIVTFDKIYIDRAADVKAGDMLTVYRYGAGLSSPKTGEYLGKEIIVLGKVEVAEVGEEGSRCKTVASYDIIKNGDFVTPYEPLLAPQNVTLVATTKELDAYVVAVKAFSEITPPHVLVYIDQGEEAEVAVGDMFDLYQERNVGGKKQPDYTIGKIQIVSVFEKASIGLLLNELDVLKIKRGERCRLTMESR
- the alr gene encoding alanine racemase, which encodes MKSVEGRVWAEIYLDRLIHNYNIIRKAAKNAQVMAAIKADAYGHGAVEVAKTLEAQGIEMFGVASIEEGVELREAGITSKILILSPILYNQIDTAIEYRLMPTISELNFFKKLNDKLMRLKRPLTVHVEIDTGMTRTGLPYRDAEDALLRFGRSPLIRIEGIFSHFPLADGDGAFSKKQIEDFTELMKKISRQGQKIDFYHIANSAGIFRYARSHFNLVRPGLSLYGLKPSSHTLNDDFRPVMALKSRIVNIHTVPARTPISYGHTYRTKKKSTIATLSVGYGDGYPRMLSNTGAVLYQGQKAPIVGAICMDLMMVDVSRVPEVRIGDVVTLIGQDSGVEISAEECAAKCRTIVYELTSGIGPRVARLYKYRSRIVSIRNLLGRWRNQ
- the arcC gene encoding carbamate kinase codes for the protein MGIKKAVIALGGNAISSTGKEDIHEQFANTRKSLEGIVELIQSDYHCAITHGNGPQVGNALLRVERTAREIPALPLGVIVADTEGGMGYMIEQSLQNKLHKLGIDRNVATIITQVIVDPNDPSIANPTKFIGPFYTGEQAEMLAVTFEWVLKDDSGRGYRRVVPSPVPLSIINRKIIQQLVDQGVVVIAAGGGGIPVYIESDGTYEGIDAVIDKDRASAVLAHDIRAQTLMILTNVENVFMNFKKAGQKKLTGATLSEIKQYHAEGQFPAGSMGPKIEAAINFLEGGGEEVIITSMGRSAAALKGTAGTRIVR
- a CDS encoding YIP1 family protein, with the translated sequence MIERIKNILFSPKTEWDKIKTETTNTMQVFTGYAIPLALIAPVFGLLGLAIIGQRYGFGPISGVFRIPITYAIVWAVVYYILYLVSLFVQGIIINALAPAFGSKPSSINALKVAVYSATPGMLAGVLQIIPALGILVFLCSLYGLYLLYLGLPIMMETPKDKLIGYFVVIIIVMIVLYFVIGAIAGAVLAATWRPIF
- the yidD gene encoding membrane protein insertion efficiency factor YidD, which codes for MNMLCMICLLAQPTQPPYETNPVKIVFRTAITVYQKTLSGAQGDVCNFDPSCSHYSQEAFSKYGFFWGSLMTADRLMRCQPGAVNYYSRYYRGIKNNKMCDPVEQNYIFGKIEWHRYEYEDSAGAED
- the ffh gene encoding signal recognition particle protein yields the protein MFDGLIDRFQIIQRKVRGYGRITKTEVDAILRDMRITLLEADVNYAVVKDFIDRLAVKAQNLELSKSLSPGDLIIKAVFEELTALLGSSVHDLEFASDGLTIINLLGLQGVGKTTTAAKLAYKFRMKKPLLVPADAKRPAAVDQLRQLAERAGLSFFPLQGDDAVITVTQGRAYAREHGHNLMVIDTAGRLHIDDGLIDELREINRTIAPTYRLLVADGMSGQDAVNQAKTFNEKVGLDGAILTKMDGDAKGGAALSITSASKVPIYYIGTSEYLEGLEEFRPDRIAQRILGMGDIGSLVEKVKTIEREIDQEKMQKKIAKGDLNLEDFMGQLKAVKKLGPLSQLAAMIPGAKSADLDENEFKRIEAIINSMTAQERQRPDILDGARKKRVAAGSGTTMADVNQLLKQFFYARDLLKKMSLGKKKQKMPFNLPGNQ
- the rpe gene encoding ribulose-phosphate 3-epimerase — translated: MKVAPSIIAADFTKLHSEIRAVEKARPHYLHLDVMDGVFVPNITFGPMIVDAIDRMTTLKLDVHLMITKPERYLKQFIEAGADLVSFHLEATRKPRYCIRSIRSSGKKAGLAISPGTPFEPVIPYLSNLDFILIMSVHPGFYGQKFITPMLKKIEQARAYLKRHHEKYLIEVDGGIYAENACRLKSAGADIIVSGAGVFKTGNYTRAIARLQCSTD
- a CDS encoding PASTA domain-containing protein gives rise to the protein MRRFLVYAIFVLLFFVIGIVLANFIIMPAIVRMGQEVSVPNVCSLPLDSAIHVLKTKGLQGVVKERRYDQIIDEGKVIIQEPLPDTKVKRSRIINLSISLGVETVTMPYLFGTGFDKGKLILQNLGLQIESVDSVVSDSVPAGGIIRTIPEFDSEVKKGDLVKIIISKGIILKMPNLIGIKLEQAKDELKRIGLVLGSIAEVEGSGTKGNVMVQDPQADKVVHAGDTVSLMIIK
- a CDS encoding PASTA domain-containing protein, which codes for MYYNTAKVFLISLLVSLFTSVIVCLVFFFVVPMTRSGGEVEIPNVVGSTTEQARVILESKSLLLMVGGEEDNDKYGENIIFRQTPLPGSTVRSKSTITVFISKGTSASFLPDLKGMGLSEATARLSQLNLKIGEVRTEENSSVEKDKIVSTVPPAGSRIRKDDMITIVLSSGAQLGDVPRLVGRALSTAKRLIEEGGFEVGSVSYEVSTEINVGIIISQSPSAGTKLKKGSKINLVVATVLE